AATTTAAAATACTTATTTATATCGGACTTTATCAACTTATTTATACCGATAACATTCCTGAACATGCTGCAGTGAACGAGACAGTGGATACAGCAAAAAAACTGTTTGGAAGCAAAGTTGCCAACTTCGTTAATGCTGTGCTAAGGTCGTATCTTCGCTCCCCTGAATTTGCTTATCCCGAAGATCTCATTTCCAGATTGTCTATAAAATATTCTTTTCCCGAAGATATTATTCAGAAATGGCTGGAATATTGGGGAGAAGATGATACTACAAAACTTTGTAAATATTACAATCAAGCGCCCAAGTTACACTTCAGAAGCAATCATCTGGCTACCGATCCTGATAAATTGAAGAAATATTTTGAAAGACGAAACATTCAAATTCACAAACATGAATTTTCGGAAAATATGTTTGTTACAGACCAGGCGACAGCAGTTTTGAACGATGTGGCTTTCAGTGAAGGATATTTTTCTATTCAGGATACTTCTGCGGCTTTGGTTGTGGAACTTCTGGAGCCCAAAATGCATGAATCGATCTTAGACCTTTTTGCAGCACCTGGAGGAAAGGCAACTTACATATCGGAATTAATGGTTGATACCGGAGAATTAATCGCAGTAGATAAATTTCCCAACAAAATAAAGAAATTGAAGCAGGCGATGGAACGGCTGAAATTGACAAATATTACAGCTATTGCAGAAGATGCCTTCAATTATGGCCCTGTTGCTCCTGCATTCGACAAAGTTCTGCTGGATGTACCCTGTTCCGGCTGGGGAGTTTTTCAGAAAAAAGCTGAACTGCGCTGGCAGCAGAACCAGAATATCAAAAAATTGCTAAAATTGCAGGAGAATGCCCTTAAAACCGGAGCTTCATTCGTCAAAGAAAATGGCTTTCTAATCTATAGTACCTGCACATTGAATCAAGAAGAAAATGAACGTCAGATTGAAAAATTTCTTGCAAGAAATAAGATGTTCAAACTTATTCCAGCCAAGAATATTTTGAAAAGTGGCGTTACAGATAACGGCTATCTGAAAACGCTGCCCTTCAAACATAATATGGATGGTGCTTTTGCTGCCAAAATGCAAAAGATCGATTAAGGAGATTTATTAGATGAAGAAAAAAATACAATCATTCTTTATAGCAGTTTCTATCTTAGTTGTCATATTTATTGCAGGTTTCTTTTTGATCAATTTTGTGATGAAGCTTATTGTGGGGCATGGTAATGAAGTAAAAGTTCCCAACCTTGTAAATATGAATTACAATGTGGCACAAAAGCTTTGTAATGAGAACAATCTCTATCTGCATGAAGCAGAAGTGGTTAACAATGACGAGGTAGAAAAGGGACATATCATCTCTCAAAATCCTCATCCGAATATTATGACCAAAAGATTTAGAACGGTCGATGTGGTGGTCAGTAACGGCCCGGAAATGGTTAGAATTCCATTCCTGTATAATTTAACTGTAGTAGAGGCTAAACTAAAATTGGAGAATGCCGGTCTGAATTTAGGCAAAAAGATCTATCGCTATTCCGACGATGTGGAAGAAGGAAAAGTAGTGTATTCTCAACCAATTGCCGATGAACTTATTGCCAAAAGAAGTCAGGTCGATGTTATTGTGAGCCTTGGAAAATACTCTTCCTCTTCTTCATCCAATAATAAATGGAAGAACCTGCTTCAGGGCGAAGATTAAAAAGCAATTTAATCGAAAGAATTCGTCGACGCTTGCGTCGGGGTTTTCCAAATTTTCTCCCCTGTTTGAGGGGAGATGCCGAAGGCAGAGGGGTAAATATCTAAGAATTCTTCGACGCTCTGCGTCGTGGTTTCCAACTTTCCTCCTCTGTATATGTCGTTTTAGCAAAGCAAAACGTCACTGAACATCAGCCTTTTCTATAGGGGAGATGCCGAAGGCAGAGGGGTAAAGAATTTTCTTTATTCAATAAAAATTTCGAACAAAAATCACCCTTATTCCGGGTGGTTTTTTATTGTTTTTAAAATATGAAACGCTATCTGCTTGAAATAAAACAACTTACAGCGCTAATAATTTACTCAAAAATTTGACAGAAGTTTTCGTAACTTTTTGCAAATAAAAAAGTTGACACATATTCACCGAAAATCTAAATAGACACATTAATTAATTATATATTATAATAATTAATAAGTCTAAAAAAGAGGTATTGAAATTATGGCAGAACAGAACTATTCAGCAAAGAATATTAAAGTTCTGAAAGGCTTGGAAGCTGTACGTAAACGACCTGCAATGTATATTGGTGGAACCAGTGAACGTGGTTTGCATCATCTTGTATATGAGGTTGTGGATAACAGTATCGATGAAGCTATGGGTGGTTATTGCGACAAGATCGAAGTTATTATCCGATCTGATGGATATGTGTCGATAGAAGATGACGGAAGAGGTATTCCGGTCGAGATGCATAAGTCGGAAAAAATTCCTGCATTGCAGGTGGTAATGACTGTGCTTCATGCCGGCGGAAAGTTTGATGATAAATCATACAAGGTTTCCGGTGGATTGCATGGAGTTGGCGTGTCTGTAGTAAATGCTCTTTCAGAACATTTGGAAGTAGAAGTTTATAAACAAGGAAAAATTTATCATCAGGATTATAAACACGGCATTCCTCTAAAAGAATTGGAAGTGTTGGGAAAAACCGACAAACATGGAACAAAAACGATTTTCAAACCAGATCCTACAATTTTTGAAACAACTACATTCAGTTTTGATTATCTTTCAGTTAGATTGCGTGAACTTGCTTTCCTGAATCGTGGAGTGCGAATAATATTGAAAGATGAGAAATCGGGTAAAATTCATGACTTCAAATATGAAGGTGGAATCAACTCGTTTGTGAAATTCCTGAACGAAAACAAAAAAGCTCTTTTTGATGAACCCATCTATATTTTTGGAGAAAGAGAAGGAACTGAATTTGAAGTTTCAATCCAGTATAACGAAAGTTTTCAGGAAATCATCTACAGCTTTGCGAACAATATTAACACTATCGAAGGCGGAACGCATCTTAGCGGTTTCAAATCTGCACTTACTCGTGCTGTGAATACTTACATAAAGAATGCAAATTTATTGAAAAACGAGAAGGTGTCTCCCGGTGGTAGCGATATTCGTGAAGGAATTACTGCAGTTGTAAGTGTAAAACTCAGTGATCCCCAATTTGAAGGTCAGACCAAAACCAAACTCCAAAATAGTGATATCGATGGAATTGTGAATTCAATCGTTTATGAAAAGTTGATGGAATTTTTTGAAGAGCATCCAGCTGAGGCAAAGAACATTTCCATGAAAGCAATTTTAGGAGCCAGATCTCGAGAAGCT
This Candidatus Cloacimonadota bacterium DNA region includes the following protein-coding sequences:
- the rsmB gene encoding 16S rRNA (cytosine(967)-C(5))-methyltransferase RsmB, encoding MNVRLEAYKIIYKVISKSIFSDKLLQQMSKKIKSAGEESQLLYLLVKGVIKMYKNLDYIASFHTDKNKWQNTNLKFKILIYIGLYQLIYTDNIPEHAAVNETVDTAKKLFGSKVANFVNAVLRSYLRSPEFAYPEDLISRLSIKYSFPEDIIQKWLEYWGEDDTTKLCKYYNQAPKLHFRSNHLATDPDKLKKYFERRNIQIHKHEFSENMFVTDQATAVLNDVAFSEGYFSIQDTSAALVVELLEPKMHESILDLFAAPGGKATYISELMVDTGELIAVDKFPNKIKKLKQAMERLKLTNITAIAEDAFNYGPVAPAFDKVLLDVPCSGWGVFQKKAELRWQQNQNIKKLLKLQENALKTGASFVKENGFLIYSTCTLNQEENERQIEKFLARNKMFKLIPAKNILKSGVTDNGYLKTLPFKHNMDGAFAAKMQKID
- the gyrB gene encoding DNA topoisomerase (ATP-hydrolyzing) subunit B → MAEQNYSAKNIKVLKGLEAVRKRPAMYIGGTSERGLHHLVYEVVDNSIDEAMGGYCDKIEVIIRSDGYVSIEDDGRGIPVEMHKSEKIPALQVVMTVLHAGGKFDDKSYKVSGGLHGVGVSVVNALSEHLEVEVYKQGKIYHQDYKHGIPLKELEVLGKTDKHGTKTIFKPDPTIFETTTFSFDYLSVRLRELAFLNRGVRIILKDEKSGKIHDFKYEGGINSFVKFLNENKKALFDEPIYIFGEREGTEFEVSIQYNESFQEIIYSFANNINTIEGGTHLSGFKSALTRAVNTYIKNANLLKNEKVSPGGSDIREGITAVVSVKLSDPQFEGQTKTKLQNSDIDGIVNSIVYEKLMEFFEEHPAEAKNISMKAILGARSREAARKARELTRRKSVLESGSLPGKLADCSIQDPTQTEIFLVEGDSAGGSAKMGRDRTFQAILPLWGKMLNTEKARIDKVLNNDKIQPVILALGAGIGDEFDITKLRYSKIVIMADADVDGQHIATLLLTFFFRYMRPLVEYGHIYIAKPPLFQIRKGKSKKYVYSMQERDEMLKEMGGKGLHVQRYKGLGEMNADQLWETTLDPEKRILTSVKIDDAIEADRMFTILMGDEVEPRREFIEQNAKYAEIDV
- a CDS encoding PASTA domain-containing protein; this translates as MKKKIQSFFIAVSILVVIFIAGFFLINFVMKLIVGHGNEVKVPNLVNMNYNVAQKLCNENNLYLHEAEVVNNDEVEKGHIISQNPHPNIMTKRFRTVDVVVSNGPEMVRIPFLYNLTVVEAKLKLENAGLNLGKKIYRYSDDVEEGKVVYSQPIADELIAKRSQVDVIVSLGKYSSSSSSNNKWKNLLQGED